A genome region from Cucurbita pepo subsp. pepo cultivar mu-cu-16 chromosome LG02, ASM280686v2, whole genome shotgun sequence includes the following:
- the LOC111789312 gene encoding dnaJ homolog subfamily B member 5-like — translation MVDLPQVLGVSFRNFCKSYKSFFKKWHSKVKNSKKNTDVADSKHDGSSDAIDNNNNGPSKDREEINKEGPRQMTKKGGLSFRHGSRSMRENDPKISRHRSYDSSMFRNASRRGLNPQPSSSSQFRSVSRRSAESMPSRLNSGLSVDSASSSPMLSKSGSRRSTTPIMFSNSSGVLKPPPIEKQLECTLEELCFGCMKKIKVTRDVILNTGQAIEEEETVTIRVKPGWTKGTKITFEGMGNERPGSYPADVSFVIVEKQHLYFKREGDDLKLTVEIPLLKALTGCTISIPLLGGDVMSLRTHDVIWHGCVKIIKGQGMPKLKEEANRGNLKVKFLTEFPTELTDQQRSDVCRILEGSTYS, via the exons ATGGTGGATCTTCCCCAAGTTCTTGGCGTCTCCTTTCGAAACTTCTGCAAATCCTACAAATCCTTCTTTAAAAAATGGCATTCTAAGGTCAAGAATTCCAAGAAGAATACCGATGTTGCTGATTCGAAGCACGACGGCTCGTCCGACGCCATTGATAACAACAACAATGGACCTTCTAAG GATCGTGAAGAAATTAATAAGGAAGGACCGCGACAGATGACGAAGAAAGGCGGTTTGAGCTTTAGACATGGAAGCCGGAGTATGAGGGAGAACGATCCGAAGATTTCCAGGCATCGAAGCTATGATAGTTCTATGTTCAGGAATGCGAGTCGGAGAGGTCTAAATCCGCAGCCATCGTCATCGTCTCAGTTTCGGAGCGTAAGCAGGAGGAGCGCGGAATCGATGCCGTCTCGGTTAAACAGCGGGTTGAGCGTCGATTCGGCGTCGTCTTCTCCAATGCTGTCTAAAAGCGGTAGCCGGAGGAGCACGACGCCGATCATGTTCTCGAATTCCTCCGGTGTGCTGAAACCGCCGCCGATCGAGAAGCAGCTTGAATGCACTCTGGAGGAGCTCTGCTTTGGATGCATGAAGAAAATTAAGGTCACAAGAGACGTCATCTTGAACACAGG GCAAGCaatagaggaagaggaaaCGGTAACAATAAGAGTGAAGCCAGGGTGGACGAAGGGGACAAAGATAACATTTGAAGGAATGGGGAATGAAAGGCCAGGTAGTTATCCAGCTGACGTATCGTTCGTGATAGTTGAGAAACAACACTTATATTTCAAAAGAGAAGGGGACGATTTGAAGCTAACGGTGGAAATTCCTTTGTTGAAAGCCCTAACTGGTTGCACCATTTCAATACCTTTGTTGGGAGGAGATGTAATGAGCCTCAGGACACATGACGTCATTTGGCATGGTTGTGTGAAGATCATTAAAGGTCAAGGTATGCCAAAACTTAAAGAGGAGGCAAATAGAGGCAACTTGAAAGTAAAGTTTTTAACCGAGTTTCCAACTGAATTAACTGACCAACAAAGATCCGACGTATGTCGGATTTTGGAAGGTTCTACCTATTCTTAG